A genome region from Purpureocillium takamizusanense chromosome 8, complete sequence includes the following:
- a CDS encoding uncharacterized protein (TransMembrane:9 (n18-30c38/39o81-100i107-129o141-163i175-195o244-268i289-309o315-341i353-371o383-403i)~EggNog:ENOG503PCP4~COG:G): MNGGEIDVVKRLKRKSDLILLPLLTVAYLLNNVSNAHTAGLEEDLGLMGNQFNQVLTYYQIPFIVFGPGITLLTKWLGARWTIPGMLLAFGSASLASGFARDFRDIVICRVFVGAFESGFLSSVIYYLSIWYTRAELATRIGIFYAALVASSAFGGLFAYAIFHIHGGSRPNWSYLFSLEGGLTILWALVLLALLPSSSASAWFLTDEERATACARLEQDSVTSLEGGFSWREAFGEFRTVHGYIRIVLSFTAGVTLTSNANFLAMIVKRLGYSVIKTNLSSDYFRERGFHGTASTIISLIGYLLLITINTSNTSVLYFAMFLCTAGAYPSQIIGAAWMVINIPNLNARAMMSGLATSAGNSGGLLSSNIYRTEEAPRYITSLRTNLSMCSFVIAATLAYSMWMRWENRRRDREQGLTGSAEYTTGGITSTRDPRFRFQA, translated from the exons ATGAACGGTGGCGAGATTGAT GTCGTGAAGCGACTGAAGCGCAAGTCAGACCTGATACTCCTGCCACTCTTGACAGTCGCGTATCTTCTGAA CAATGTTTCCAACGCGCACACGGCAGGCCTTGAGGAGGACCTCGGTCTCATGGGCAACCAGTTCAACCAGGTTCTCACGTATTATCAAATCCCCTTCATTGTGTTTGGCCCTGGCATCACGCTCCTCACCAAGTGGCTAGGAGCCCGGTGGACCATTCCCGGCATGCTCCTCGCTTTCGGGTCCGCGTCGTTAGCTAGTGGCTTCGCACGGGATTTCAGGGACATTGTCATCTGCCGCGTCTTTGTTGGGGCATTCGAGTCGGGCTTTCTTTCCTC CGTCATCTACTATCTGTCTATATGGTACACGAGGGCGGAGCTAGCCACCCGTATTGGCATCTTCTACGCCGCCTTGGTTGCGTCGTCTGCGTTTGGCGGCCTCTTTGCATACGCTATATTTCACATCCATGGCGGCTCACGACCCAACTGGTCCTATCTATTTTCCCTCGAGGGCGGGCTTACGATTCTATGGGCGCTCGTTCTACTTGCGCTGCTCCCTTCCTCTTCAGCCTCGGCGTGGTTTCTGACAGACGAGGAGAGGGCCACGGCCTGTGCGCGTCTTGAGCAGGACTCCGTGACTTCGCTCGAAGGCGGGTTCAGTTGGCGAGAAGCGTTTGGGGAATTTAGGACGGTGCACGGTTACATCCGTATCGTGCTTTCTTTTACGGCCGGGGTCACCTTGACGTCTAATGCCAACTTCCTCGCCATGATTGTGAAACGACTAGGCTACAGCGTCATCAAGACCAACCTC TCGTCAGACTACTTCCGCGAGCGAGGCTTCCACGGGACCGCATCCACGATCATCAGCTTGATCGGCTACCTCCTTCTCATCACGATCAACACTTCCAACACATCGGTTCTGTACTTTGCTATGTTTCTATGTACCGCAGGC GCGTACCCATCGCAAATCATTGGTGCGGCTTGGATGGTCATCAACATCCCAAACCTCAACGCACGCGCCATGATGAGTGGGCTGGCCACGTCCGCAGGCAACAGCGGGGGCCTATTGTCTAGCAATATTTATCGCACTGAGGAGGCGCCTCGCTACATTACAAGCTTGAGGACCAACTTGTCGATGTGCTCCTTCGTCATCGCGGCCACACTAGCGTATTCGATGTGGATGAGATGGGAAAACAGGCGCCGCGACCGGGAGCAAGGCTTGACGGGTTCTGCCGAATACACGACGGGGGGAATCACTAGCACAAGAGATCCACGGTTCCGGTTCCAGGCCTAG
- a CDS encoding uncharacterized protein (COG:S~EggNog:ENOG503NXGZ): MAVNKAPLLPKLTLSNGITIPQIQLGLYMMPRGEVTQPIRWALLEGYRGFDSAQAYHNEREAGEAISTFLSNPDDNKEGLRREDLFFTTKLASCSTSYDQVRRSVKASVDACGLGYVDLFLLHSPYGGREARLTSWNALEDAVDDGEVRMIGVSNFGVAHIEELMAAKPRIKPVVNQIEVHPFNTQTSIRETCAKHGIAVEAYAPLAQALRMTHPKIVQLSNKYGCSPAQLMVKWGIQHGMVTLPKSMHRERLVENADVSELAISEEDMAAMDGLDEKLSTDWDPTDAP; the protein is encoded by the exons ATGGCGGTCAATAAGGCGCCCCTGCTGCCAAAGCTTACG CTTTCAAATGGCATAACCATCCCGCAGATCCAGCTCGGCCTCTACATGATGCCGCGCGGGGAAGTCACCCAACCCATCCGTTGGGCTCTGCTGGAGGGGTACCGCGGCTTCGACAGCGCCCAGGCATACCACAACGAGCGAGAGGCAGGCGAAGCGATTAGCACTTTCCTCTCGAACCCAGACGACAACAAGGAGGGGTTGCGCCGCGAGGACCTCTTTTTCACCACCAAGCTggccagctgcagcacctcgtACGACCAGGTACGCCGGTCCGTCAAGGCTTCTGTAGATGCGTGCGGCCTTGGCTACGTGGACTTGTTCCTGTTGCACAGCCCGTACGGCGGCAGAGAGGCACGACTGACGAGCTGGAATGCTCTCGAAGATgcggtcgacgacggcgaggtgaggATGATTGGTGTTAGCAACTTTGGCGTTGCTCAC ATTGAAGAGTTGATGGCCGCGAAGCCGCGAATAAAGCCTGTCGTCAACCAGATTGAGGTGCACCCGTTCAATACGCAGACGAGCATCAGAGAGACATGCGCGAAGCACGGCATTGCGGTGGAGGCTTACGCACCTCTTGCGCAAGCTTTGAGGATGACGCACCCCAAGATAGTGCAGCTGTCTAACAAGTACGGGTGCTCGCCAGCTCAGCTGATGGTCAA GTGGGGGATACAGCATGGCATGGTGACCCTGCCCAAGAGCATGCATCGCGAGCGTCTAGTCGAGAATGCGGATGTGAGCGAGCTTGCCATCTCTGAGGAagacatggccgccatggatggccttgacgaaAAGCTAAGCACTGACTG GGACCCGACGGATGCACCGTAA
- a CDS encoding uncharacterized protein (EggNog:ENOG503NWYR~COG:E~TransMembrane:1 (i12-29o)) — protein MSLPRDQQAHSTVVVIGAGIIGLTCALQLQSELSRRKTTRPISVLLVAREWPSSIPGAPARHSTDYASMWAGAHVRPIPATTPQLRCEAAWLRRAVAEFARQVDVEPWCGVTRTPGVEYLEAPDQGYRQQTKDSFERETGLGGYRKLGAAEVPEGVVLAYEYDTFCINSPAYCEHLLRKFLLQGGKTLQRDLKSEWEAFTLREDVILVVNASGAGFGDPKSFPTRGQTVVSNLSHVTKTVTRQNKDGSWSFLIPRFLNGGTIVGGTKEPGDWRTEPDVPTRERLLSAGLTLEPYAHDGPARDAAETARNCKVIADVVGRRPTREGGVRLEVEERPLVRLDQEPAKGRVIHAYGAGGRGYEISWGVASEVVDLAMPLLAPEAQIKGKL, from the exons ATGTCGTTGCCGCGCGACCAGCAGGCTCACTCGacggtcgtcgtcatcgg AGCCGGTATAATTGGCCTCACATGCGCCCTGCAGCTTCAGTCTGAGCTGTCTCGACGCAAGACAACACGGCCCATCTCAGTGCTTCTCGTCGCGCGCGAATGGCCCTCCTCGATCCCCGGCGCCCCAGCCCGGCACTCCACCGACTATGCCTCCATGTGGGCGGGCGCACACGTCCGGCCCAtcccggcgacgacgccccagctgcgatgcgaggccgcctggctgcgccgtgccgtggccgagttCGCACGCCAAGTCGATGTCGAGCCGTGGTGCGGCGTTACGAGGACGCCCGGAGTGGAATACCTCGAGGCGCCTGACCAGGGATACCGGCAGCAGACCAAGGATTCATTCGAGCGGGAGACGGGTCTGGGGGGATATCGCAAGTTGGGTGCAGCGGAAGTGCCCGAGGGTGTCGTCCTGGCGTACGAGTATGATACGTTTTGCATAAACTCGCCAGCATACTGCGAGCATCTGCTGCGCAAGTTCCTCCTGCAGGGGGGAAAGACCTTGCAGAGAGACTTGAAGAGCGAGTGGGAGGCCTTTACGTTGCGTGAGGATGTAATTCTGGTGGTCAATGCCAGCGGCGCTGGCTTTGGCGATCCCAAGTCGTTTCCAACCCGAG GCCAAACGGTTGTATCAAACCTATCCCATGTGACGAAGACGGTCACTCGACAAAACAAAGACGGCTCATGGAGTTTCCTCATCCCTCGCTTCCTCAACGGTGGTACCATTGTCGGCGGCACAAAGGAGCCAGGCGACTGGCGGACGGAGCCAGACGTACCGACACGGGAGCGACTCTTGTCTGCCGGTCTCACCCTCGAGCCCTACGCGCACGACGGGCCGGCTAGGGACGCCGCGGAAACGGCGCGGAATTGCAAGGTCATTGCCGACGTggtcgggcgacgaccgACTCGCGAAGGGGGCGTGAGGCTGGAGGTAGAAGAACGACCGCTGGTCAGGCTTGACCAGGAGCCGGCAAAGGGACGGGTCATCCATGCGTAcggtgcgggcggccgcggctaTGAGATCAGCTGGGGCGTGGCGAGCGAGGTGGTGGATTTGGCGATGCCGCTGCTAGCGCCTGAGGCTCAAATCAAGGGGAAACTGTGA
- a CDS encoding uncharacterized protein (TransMembrane:12 (i61-80o100-122i129-149o155-177i189-212o224-244i293-316o336-354i361-379o385-408i420-441o453-473i)~EggNog:ENOG503NYRW~COG:G), with protein MSKQEQQSEADSLPVPPEADTVIIHPDQAAERGQYATDKYGQSLIQIDAVAERKLRLKCDLYIVPTVALLYLFCFIDRANLGNAKIAGMEKDLHFKGYDYNASVSVFYISYILCEIPANVLCKWMGPGWFLPLSSLFFGITSLGTAFVTTTPQLMAVRFLLGIFEAGMMPGIAYYLSRWYRRAELVFRLSLYIVMAPLAGAFGGLLASAILTLSHFGNLHHWRMIFAIEGIITIGVSLIAFGTLTDRPETARWLSESEKKLAIVRIKSERVATTTLLDKIDKPKLLQGIKNPITISTAFIFLLNNVTVQGLAFFAPTIVKSIYSSKTPVQQQLFTVPPYVFGAFFTVAFPVVSWRLDKRQLLVALTAPMCMIGYIMYLASTNASVRYAATFLIASSLFAVGPLVNAQVSANVVSDTARSAAIGMNVMFGNIGGLISSWSFLPFDGPNYHIGNGLNLATTTLVLITALSLLFWMRHDNKRRATLDVDAVLEGLTPQEIEDLDWKHPGFKWRE; from the exons ATGTCGAAGCAGGAACAGCAGTCCGAGGCAGATTCActgcccgtgccgcccgAAGCCGACACCGTCATCATTCATCCCGACCAGGCTGCCGAGCGTGGCCAGTACGCCACTGACAA ATATGGCCAGTCTCTCATCCAGattgacgccgtcgccgagcgtAAGCTGCGACTGAAGTGCGACCTCTACATCGTCCCGACTGTTGCGTTGCTCTACCTCTTCTGCTTCATCGACCGTGCTAACCTCG GCAACGCCAAGATTGCCGGCATGGAGAAGGACCTCCACTTCAAGGGCTATGATTACAACGCCTCAGTTTCCGTCTTCTACATCTCGTACATCCTCTGCGAGATCCCGGCCAATGTTCTTTGCAAGTGGATGGGCCCTGGGTGGTTTCTCCCACTAAGCTCCCTCTTCTTCGGCATCACATCCCTAGGAACGGCCTTTGTCACGACTACGCCACAGCTCATGGCTGTGcgcttcctcctcggcaTTTTCGAGGCGGGCATGATGCCAGGTATCGCCTACTATCTGTCGCGTTGGTATCGAAGGGCCGAGCTCGTGTTTCGATTATCATTGTACATTGTTATGGCTCCATTGGCCGGTGCCTTTGGTGGCCTACTTGCGTCGGCAATCCTGACGCTGTCCCACTTCGGCAACCTGCATCATTGGCGCATGATTTTCGCCATcgagggcatcatcaccattgGTGTGTCTTTGATCGCTTTCGGGACCTTGACCGACCGACCAGAGACCGCCCGATGGCTATCCGAAAGCGAAAAGAAACTGGCCATTGTCCGCATCAAGTCGGAGCGcgtggccaccaccacacttTTGGACAAGATAGACAAGCCTAAGCTGCTCCAAGGCATCAAGAACCCGATTACAATCTCCACTGCTttcatcttcctcctcaaCAACGTCACTGTTCAAGGCCTGGCTTTTTTTGCCCCGACCATTGTCAAGTCCATTTACAGCTCCAAAACACCAGTCCAACAACAGCTCTTTACTGTGCCTCCATACGTTTTTGGGGCGTTCTTTACCGTCGCCTTCCCAGTCGTCAGCTGGCGTCTGGACAAGCGACAGCTGCTGGTAGCGCTGACCGCGCCCATGTGCATGATAGGATACATCATGTACCTGGCTAGCACCAACGCATCTGTTCGCTACGCGGCGACGTTCCTCATTGCCTCGTCTCTCTTTGCCGTTGGTCCACTTGTCAATGCGCAAGTTTCTGCCAATGTGGTGAGCGATACTGCCCGCAGCGCGGCCATCGGCATGAACGTCATGTTCGGCAACATAGGGGGTTTGATTTCGAGTTGGTCATTCCTACCTTTTGACGGTCCGAATTATCACATCGGGAATGGCTTGAACTTGGCAACGACCACCCTGGTTCTTATTACTGCCTTATCACTACTTTTTTGGATGAGGCACGACAACAAGAGGCGCGCTACCCTTGACGTTGATGCTGTGCTAGAGGGGCTGACACCCCAAGAGATTGAGGATTTGGACTGGAAGCATCCTGGGTTCAAATGGCGGGAGTGA
- a CDS encoding uncharacterized protein (TransMembrane:11 (n3-10c14/15o30-52i59-79o85-107i119-142o154-174i223-246o266-284i291-309o315-338i350-371o383-403i)~EggNog:ENOG503NYRW~COG:G) — MRAQLTAISLAGNAKIAGMEKDLHFKGYDYNASVSVFYISYILCEIPANVLCKWMGPGWFLPLSSLFFGITSLGTAFVTTTPQLMAVRFLLGIFEAGMMPGIAYYLSRWYRRAELVFRLSLYIVMAPLAGAFGGLLASAILTLSHFGNLHHWRMIFAIEGIITIGVSLIAFGTLTDRPETARWLSESEKKLAIVRIKSERVATTTLLDKIDKPKLLQGIKNPITISTAFIFLLNNVTVQGLAFFAPTIVKSIYSSKTPVQQQLFTVPPYVFGAFFTVAFPVVSWRLDKRQLLVALTAPMCMIGYIMYLASTNASVRYAATFLIASSLFAVGPLVNAQVSANVVSDTARSAAIGMNVMFGNIGGLISSWSFLPFDGPNYHIGNGLNLATTTLVLITALSLLFWMRHDNKRRATLDVDAVLEGLTPQEIEDLDWKHPGFKWRE; from the coding sequence ATGAGAGCTCAACTGACAGCAATCTCACTGGCAGGCAACGCCAAGATTGCCGGCATGGAGAAGGACCTCCACTTCAAGGGCTATGATTACAACGCCTCAGTTTCCGTCTTCTACATCTCGTACATCCTCTGCGAGATCCCGGCCAATGTTCTTTGCAAGTGGATGGGCCCTGGGTGGTTTCTCCCACTAAGCTCCCTCTTCTTCGGCATCACATCCCTAGGAACGGCCTTTGTCACGACTACGCCACAGCTCATGGCTGTGcgcttcctcctcggcaTTTTCGAGGCGGGCATGATGCCAGGTATCGCCTACTATCTGTCGCGTTGGTATCGAAGGGCCGAGCTCGTGTTTCGATTATCATTGTACATTGTTATGGCTCCATTGGCCGGTGCCTTTGGTGGCCTACTTGCGTCGGCAATCCTGACGCTGTCCCACTTCGGCAACCTGCATCATTGGCGCATGATTTTCGCCATcgagggcatcatcaccattgGTGTGTCTTTGATCGCTTTCGGGACCTTGACCGACCGACCAGAGACCGCCCGATGGCTATCCGAAAGCGAAAAGAAACTGGCCATTGTCCGCATCAAGTCGGAGCGcgtggccaccaccacacttTTGGACAAGATAGACAAGCCTAAGCTGCTCCAAGGCATCAAGAACCCGATTACAATCTCCACTGCTttcatcttcctcctcaaCAACGTCACTGTTCAAGGCCTGGCTTTTTTTGCCCCGACCATTGTCAAGTCCATTTACAGCTCCAAAACACCAGTCCAACAACAGCTCTTTACTGTGCCTCCATACGTTTTTGGGGCGTTCTTTACCGTCGCCTTCCCAGTCGTCAGCTGGCGTCTGGACAAGCGACAGCTGCTGGTAGCGCTGACCGCGCCCATGTGCATGATAGGATACATCATGTACCTGGCTAGCACCAACGCATCTGTTCGCTACGCGGCGACGTTCCTCATTGCCTCGTCTCTCTTTGCCGTTGGTCCACTTGTCAATGCGCAAGTTTCTGCCAATGTGGTGAGCGATACTGCCCGCAGCGCGGCCATCGGCATGAACGTCATGTTCGGCAACATAGGGGGTTTGATTTCGAGTTGGTCATTCCTACCTTTTGACGGTCCGAATTATCACATCGGGAATGGCTTGAACTTGGCAACGACCACCCTGGTTCTTATTACTGCCTTATCACTACTTTTTTGGATGAGGCACGACAACAAGAGGCGCGCTACCCTTGACGTTGATGCTGTGCTAGAGGGGCTGACACCCCAAGAGATTGAGGATTTGGACTGGAAGCATCCTGGGTTCAAATGGCGGGAGTGA
- a CDS encoding uncharacterized protein (EggNog:ENOG503NVDB~COG:D~COG:Z): MTVAKSSTCCGKGNVECACAKQATCSCGKQSALHCSCDKAAKENVVEGPRCSCRARPAGECTCDRAASENTKPAGSTCQCGARPAGACTCEKASDGGYNPANEIDFTTSK; this comes from the exons ATGACCGTCGCCAAGTCTTCCACCTGCtgcggcaagggcaacgtCGAGTGCGCTTGTG CAAAGCAGGCCACCTGCTCATGCGGCAAGCAGTCGGCTCTCCACTGCAGCTGTGACAAAGCCGCCAAGGAAAACGTGGTCGAGGGCCCCCGCTGCTCGTGCCGTGCCAGGCCTGCAGGGGAGTGCACTTGCGACCGGGCTGCCTCTGAGAACACCAAACCCGCGGGTTCGACGTGCCAATGTGGTGCCCGTCCTGCCG GCGCTTGCACCTGCGAAAAGGCCAGCGACGGTGGCTACAATCCTGCCAACGAAATTGACTTCACGACCAGCAAGTAA
- a CDS encoding uncharacterized protein (EggNog:ENOG503NVDB~COG:D~COG:Z), with protein sequence MPPKARATASKAASSKKSTTAKPVNPQTKAPAAKPLTNGSTSSRKRKAEDDASPQPELAAAAAPLPKKTKTEASAVKPKAKKLFPEIGKKINDAPTRVLDIYVFGEGSSGELGLGSKRVNSKKPIDVKRPRLNDNLSSESVGVVQISSGGMHAAALTRDNKILTWGVNDQGALGRDTAWEGGLRDMEKEEDSDDEDEDDTGINPNESTPTAVSNEHFAPGTKFVQVVASDSATFVLTEDGRVYGWGTFRSSDGILGFTEKISVQQTPMLLPALKNIKALSAGSNHVLALDHKGNVVAWGCGQQNQLGRRIIERNKLSSLVPQGIGLPRGKTVKIACGAYHSFALDNNGHVWGWGLNNFGELGLQANAGEDDAVVLKPAKISYLADYNIVDIDGGVHHSLACSDKGELLTWGRVDGYQVGFEFDKLTKDDVIYDERDSPRILVKPAVVPDVANVTSVAAGSDNSFAVTGDGKVYSWGFSANYQTGQGVIDDIKTPTLVDNTAIRGKKIIGAHPGGQFSILAGVAGTAQKVNGVNGA encoded by the exons ATGCCGCCAAAAGCAAGAGCCACGGCTTCAAAGGCCGCTTCGTCCAAAAAATCGACCACTGCGAAGCCCGTCAACCCTCAGACGAAGGCCCCTGCGGCCAAGCCGCTTACCAACGGAAGCACATCGTCGAGAAAGCGCAAGGCAGAGGATGAtgcctcgccgcagcccgagctcgccgcagccgccgcaccccTGCCGAAAAAGACAAAGACCGAGGCATCGGCTGTGAAGCCCAAGGCAAAAAAACTTTTTCCTGAAATCGGAAAGAAGATTAATGATGCGCCAACTCGAGTTCTCGACATATACGTTTTTGGAGAAGGGAGCTCTGGTGAGCTCGGCCTGGGCAGCAAGCGCGTAAACAGCAAAAAGCCCATCGACGTCAAGCGTCCACGACTGAACGACAACCTGTCTTCCGAgtccgtcggcgtcgtgcaAATCTCCTCTGGCGGAatgcacgccgccgctctcaCTCGCGACAACAAAATCCTGACCTGGGGCGTCAACGACCAGGGTGCTTTAGGACGAGACACCGCCTGGGAGGGCGGCCTTCGCGACATGGAAAAGGAGGAAGACTctgatgatgaagatgaagatgataCAGGAATCAACCCGAACGAGAGCACGCCGACCGCCGTCTCCAACGAGCATTTTGCGCCGGGCACCAAGTTCGTACAGGTTGTTGCGAGTGACAGCGCCACATTTGTTCTGACAGAGGACGGGCGTGTTTACGGCTGGGGAACTTTCCGATCGAGCGATGGTATTCTCGGTTTCACCGAGAAAATTTCGGTGCAGCAGACGCCCATGCTATTGCCGGCTCTGAAGAACATCAAGGCTCTCTCGGCTGGCTCAAACCACGTCCTGGCCCTCGATCACAAGGGCAACGTTGTCGCCTGGGGCTGTGGCCAGCAGAATCAACTTGGCCGACGTATCATTGAGCGCAACAAGCTGTCTTCCTTGGTCCCTCAGGGCATCGGCCTGCCCCGTGGCAAAACAGTCAAGATTGCCTGTGGTGCCTACCATAGCTTCGCCCTTGACAACAACGGCCACGTCTGGGGTTGGGGTCTCAACAACTTTGGCGAGCTCGGACTGCAGGCCAACGCCGGAGAAGACGATGCGGTTGTCTTGAAGCCTGCCAAAATTTCATACCTCGCGGACTACAACATTGTCGACattgatggcggcgtccacCATTCGCTCGCATGCTCAGACAAGGGCGAGCTACTGACTTGGGGTCGTGTTGATGGATATCAAGTTGGCTTCGAGTTTGATAAGCTCACAAAGGACGACGTTATCTACGACGAGCGAGACAGTCCTCGTATCTTGGTCAAGCCGGCTGTTGTTCCAG ACGTTGCCAACGTTACATCTGTCGCTGCTGGCTCAGACAATAGCTTTGCGGTCACCGGAGACGGCAAGGTCTATTCTTGGGGCTTCTCCGCCAACTACCAGACCGGTCAGGGCGTAATCGATGACATCAAAACGCCCACCCTGGTTGACAATACAGCTATTCGCGGCAAGAAGATTATCGGCGCTCACCCTGGTGGACAGTTTTCCATCCTTGCGGGCGTCGCTGGTACCGCTCAGAAAGTCAATGGCGTCAATGGCGCGTAA
- a CDS encoding uncharacterized protein (TransMembrane:5 (i308-326o332-351i400-418o424-444i456-474o)~EggNog:ENOG503NVNA~BUSCO:EOG092643QW~COG:U) gives MNPDYYFSSCSSNKIEGTCSSSTHAWSTTGTRNSNAPLLEPSATFLLPLHRHNLQPQQHLPRPAARLATSSYKLLVCPPPTTDRSSSTSPNGLLTTTTSHRLRQPPAHDHDHDLEHHPRLRASHTRRSRKPYCYRHYNYHHHHHDHQDVADVEASAATTMSSYYGGQPNNAYPGGGGAGASGAGPAAAAQNLQFYPSSYSPAVSGAATPQQASYSGYAGGGGAGVGGFTSAPGFGGAGGAGAGVSGRMGEQGGLRTGWLAAFSTEGYDTEPPLLEELGVNFGHIQMKTLAVLNPFKHIDQHLMDDSDLAGPILFFLLFGTFLLFSGKVHFGYIYGLALLGSTSLHMILSLMSPSDPHPGSAQSFHPQYNDPSSQAHHDSPQHQPGGHFSATLTFPRSASVLGYCLLPLVATSLFGIVMPMDTPLGIVLTTAAIMWCTYSASGMFCAVGRMKGMRGLVAYPLALFYVGFGIMGIFSSRGSGSLAKVAAAKVNG, from the exons ATGAATCCAGATTACTACTTCTCATCGTGCTCGAGCAACAAGATCGAaggcacctgcagcagcagcacccacgcctggtcgacgacgggcacgagGAACAGTAATGCGCCACTGCTCGAGCCATCCGCCACATTTCTTCTGCCCTTGCACCGCCACAACCTCCAACCCCAGCAGCACCTCCCTCGCCCGGCGGCCAGATTGGCCACAAGCTCCTACAAGCTATTGGTCTGTCCTCCACCGACGACGGACCGCAGCTCTTCAACGTCGCCAAACGGCCTcctcacgacgacgacgagccaccgcctccgccaacCGCCGGcgcacgaccacgaccacgacctcGAACATCATCCGCGACTGCGCGCCTCACACACTCGCCGGTCCCGAAAACCCTACTGCTACCGCCACTACaactaccaccaccatcaccacgaCCACCAAGACGTCGCAGACGTCGAGGCCtcggctgccaccaccatgtcCAGCTACTACGGCGGCCAACCCAACAACGCCtaccccggcggcggcggcgcgggggccagcggcgccgggcctgctgctgccgcccagaACCTGCAGTTCTACCCGTCGTCTTACTCCCCGGCCGTgtccggcgccgcgacgccccaGCAGGCGTCGTACAGCGGGTacgcgggtggcggcggtgctggcgtcggcggttTCACCTCCGCGCCGGGCTtcggcggagcgggcggcgcgggcgcgggcgtgagCGGTCGCATGGGCGAGCAAGGTGGCCTCCGCACTGGGTGGCTCGCGGCCTTCTCGACAGAAGGGTACGACacggagccgccgctgctcgaggagctgggcgtcaACTTTGGGCATATTCAGATGAAG ACTCTCGCCGTCTTAAACCCTTTCAAACACATCGATCAGCACCTCATGGATGACTCTGACCTTGCCGGCCCgatcctcttcttcctcctaTTCGGTACCTTCCTCCTATTCTCCGGCAAGGTGCACTTCGGCTACATCtacggcctcgccctcctcggctcCACGTCCCTACACATGATCCTCTCCCTCATGTCGCCCTCCGACCCGCACCCCGGGTCCGCGCAGTCCTTCCACCCGCAGTACAACGACCCCTCGTCGCAGGCCCACCACGACAGCCCGCAACACCAGCCCGGCGGCCACTTCTCCGCGACCCTGACCTTCCCGCGCTCCGCGTCCGTCCTCGGCTACTGCCTCCTGCCCCTGGTCGCCACGAGCCTCTTCGGCATCGTCATGCCCATGGACACCCCGCTGGGCATCgtcctcaccaccgccgccatcatgtgGTGCACCTACAGCGCCAGTGGCATGTTCTgtgccgtcggccgcatGAAGGGCATGCGCGGCCTGGTCGCCTACCCGCTGGCCCTCTTCtacgtcggcttcggcatcATGGGTATCTTCAGCAGCAGGGGGAGCGGGTCGCTCGccaaggtggcggcggccaaggtcaaCGGTTGA
- a CDS encoding uncharacterized protein (TransMembrane:1 (o198-221i)) yields MPLGRLNPTRLVPSRAHIVDFWPPSIQSFVYQRRVTYALVRSTCVHEDYKLPLPLTHITTAKRLPTTTFTMRAATILSAIALATPALAQNSFSVTEANTHTNPIVVSEVPSTTVTVTSASSASTSDASSSAPSWSSSWSLPAGNSTSTTIFPTGTAPTSASGVPTRSANGTTLSTGSRTGLPPQPTTAITSAPPVPTAAGAALGVQSVFLGLGAVVALAAVQL; encoded by the coding sequence ATGCCGTTGGGCCGTTTGAATCCAACTCGACTCGTTCCATCTCGTGCACATATAGTAGACTTCTGGCCACCGTCAATCCAGTCTTTCGTTTACCAACGTCGAGTCACGTACGCTCTCGTTCGAAGCACTTGTGTACACGAAGACTACAAGCTGCCTCTCCCACTTACACACATCACCACCGCTAAAAGACTTCCGACAACCACCTTCAccatgcgcgccgccaccatcctgtccgccatcgccctggCCACGCCCGCGCTCGCGCAAAACAGCTTCTCCGTCACCGAGGCCAACACGCACACAAaccccatcgtcgtcagcgaggtgccctcgacgaccgtcaccgtcactTCGGCCTCGTCTGCATCCACATCTGATGCCTCATCGTcagcgccgtcgtggtcgtcgtcatggagcctgcccgccggcaaCTCGACCAGCACGACCATCTTCCCCACGGGCACCGCCCCGACCTCCGCCTCGGGCGTGCCCACCAGGTCCGCCAACGGGACGACCCTCAGCACCGGCAGCCGCACTGGCCTGCCCCCGCAGCCCACCACGGCCatcacctcggcgccgcccgtgcccacggccgcgggcgccgcgctgggcgtgCAGAGCGTCTTCTTGGGCCTgggagccgtcgtcgccctggcaGCTGTTCAGCTGTAA